In Thioalkalivibrio paradoxus ARh 1, the following are encoded in one genomic region:
- a CDS encoding putative PDDEXK endonuclease: MSRTKGAAGERELRRLLEAELGPGISRNLSQTRDGGHDLTGVGPFAIEVKRYKRATASMLAAWWTQAEAQAESAGLRPALAWREDRAPWRVLVRLADVRPGLGPWPGIEWTAAVTLPAFAALVRETGRAVR; the protein is encoded by the coding sequence ATGAGCCGAACGAAAGGAGCCGCGGGAGAACGCGAACTGCGCCGGTTGCTCGAGGCCGAGTTGGGACCGGGGATCAGCCGGAACCTGTCCCAGACCCGGGATGGTGGGCATGATCTGACCGGCGTCGGGCCGTTTGCCATCGAAGTGAAGCGCTACAAGCGGGCGACCGCTTCGATGCTGGCCGCGTGGTGGACGCAGGCTGAGGCTCAGGCGGAATCCGCCGGCCTACGTCCTGCCCTGGCCTGGCGCGAGGATCGCGCGCCCTGGCGCGTCCTGGTGCGCCTGGCGGACGTTCGGCCCGGGCTGGGACCGTGGCCCGGGATCGAGTGGACCGCCGCTGTTACGCTGCCCGCGTTCGCTGCGCTGGTGCGGGAAACGGGGAGGGCTGTCCGATGA